Below is a genomic region from Bradyrhizobium sp. 1(2017).
ACCGTTCCCGGCTTCACGACGATCGGCGCGCCCTGCCCTGTCACATTCCCCTCCATATCCGCGCGTGCAACGGATTGAAGCCGATGCGATAGACGAGCTCGGCCGGGCGCTCGATGTCCCAGATCGCGAGGTCGCACCATTTGCCGGCCTCCAACGTGCCGGTTTCGTGAAGCACACCGAGCGCCCGCGCGCCTTCGCGCGTGACGCCGGCAAGGCATTCGGCCACATTCATCCGGAACAGGGTCGCCCCCATGTTCATCGCAAGCAGCAGCGAGGTCAGCGGCGAGCTGCCGGGATTGCAATCGGTCGCCAGCGCCGTGTGGACGCCAGCCTTGCGGAACGTCTCGACCGGCGGCTGCTGCGTCTCGCGGATGAAGTAGAAGGCCCCTGGCAGCAGCACCGCCACGGTACCCGCCTTCGCCATCGCGGCAGCGCCGGCCTCGTCGGCGTGCTCGAGATGATCCGCCGAGAGCGCCGCGAATTTTGCGGCAAGCGCGGCACCGCCAAGGTTCGACAGCTGATCGGCATGGAGCTTGACCGGCAGTCCAAGTCCCCGCGCCGTCTCGAACACCCGCGTGGTCTGCCCGGCCGAGAACGCGATGCCCTCCATGAAGGCATCGACGGCATCGGCAAGGCCAGCCTTCGCGACGGCCGGCAGCATCTCATTGCAGACGAGATCGATGTAGCGATCCTTGTCACCATTGGCTTCGATCGGCAGCGCGTGCGCGCCGAGGAAGGAGGTGCGGATCGCAACCGGCCTCTGGCGGCCAAGGCTGCGCGCGGCAGAGAGCTGGCGCATCTCGGTTGCGGTATCGAGGCCATACCCGGACTTGATCTCGATCGTGGTGACGCCCTCGGCGATCAGCGCATCGAGCCGCGGCAGCGCGCTCGCGACGAGCTCCGCTTCGCTCGCCTTGCGCGTCGCCACCACCGTCGACACGATGCCACCGCCGGCGCGCGCGATCTCCTCGTAGCTCGCGCCCTTCAGGCGCAGCTCGAATTCGTGGGCGCGGTTGCCGCCATAGACGAGATGGGTGTGGCAGTCGACGAGACCGGGCGTGACCCAGCGTCCTTCGCAGTCGATCCGTTCGGCGGCATCGGCATCCGCCGGAAAGTCGGCCTGCGCGCCCGCGTAGACGATACGGCCGCCGCGCGCGGCGATCAGGCCGCGCTCGATCTCGCCGAGATCGGGACGATCGGCCCGCATCGTGGCGAGCCGGGCATTGTGCCAGATCCGGTCGAAGCGCTCTGCCATGCAACGGTCCCTTCGCGTGGGATGCTTGACTTATATGTCTAGACATATAATCGTAAGACGGTTCTGTCCAGCCGGCGTGTAAACATGACCCGACTGCATTTCGCCTCCGCGCTCCTGCCCTCGGGCTGGGCCAATGACGTGCAGGTGGCGATCACCGCCGGCGCGATTGCGGAGGTGACGGCGGACGTGGCGCCGGCCGCCGGCGACGA
It encodes:
- the hutI gene encoding imidazolonepropionase, with protein sequence MAERFDRIWHNARLATMRADRPDLGEIERGLIAARGGRIVYAGAQADFPADADAAERIDCEGRWVTPGLVDCHTHLVYGGNRAHEFELRLKGASYEEIARAGGGIVSTVVATRKASEAELVASALPRLDALIAEGVTTIEIKSGYGLDTATEMRQLSAARSLGRQRPVAIRTSFLGAHALPIEANGDKDRYIDLVCNEMLPAVAKAGLADAVDAFMEGIAFSAGQTTRVFETARGLGLPVKLHADQLSNLGGAALAAKFAALSADHLEHADEAGAAAMAKAGTVAVLLPGAFYFIRETQQPPVETFRKAGVHTALATDCNPGSSPLTSLLLAMNMGATLFRMNVAECLAGVTREGARALGVLHETGTLEAGKWCDLAIWDIERPAELVYRIGFNPLHARIWRGM